The sequence TTCAATACTCAAGGTTGCTTTAGCAGACTTACCAGCCGCTACTTCTTGACTCATGCTTAGTAATGTCTCATCGACCATTCTTCCATCCGCAGAGACACTTCGTGCTTGTACTTCGATTTTATCTTGACGTTTATTTTCCACATCGAAAATCACTTCTATCGAGTTTCCCCAAGTACTGTGAGTTTTCTTTACAATCTTGACTAGAGTTGCCTTCAAGTTTTCGTTGTCAGCAATTACTTCATTAATTTCATTGTCTTCTCCCTCGACGTTTTGTTCGGTATCTTCAGCGGGTTCTGTGGCTTCCGGACCTGAATCATCAGAGTTCACTGTACCTCCAACATTTTCCTCACTAGTTTCTCCACAGGCAGCCAATCCTAATACAGATGCAACAAGCAAAAGCAGTAAGTTCTTCTTCATAGAAATGACCTCCATTCTGCTGGTTAATCTACTTGTAAATATAACCTTCATTAGGAGGTAGTGAACATATCAGGGCGTGTAAGTCGATTGGTAAATAGAGAAGTCTTCATTTGATCGTCGTTCAAAATACATATGCAAGGCCCCGTTACAAATCTGCTGTGTCCAGTCGAACAAAATGGCCAAATGTTCAGCGGGCGGATTGATCTGTATGGAGAATAATCCGTCCTCAAACAACACAATCCCATTAGCAGACCCGCTCCATTTGTTCATCGGCATATCGGCAATCAGTTTCGCTACAGTGGTTTCATCATAGGTCAACAGTGCTTTGCCTTTCTTGGAAGACCAGTCTTTTTGCCGGTAAGGTGCTGCCGTCAAATACCGATGAAATTCGGCTGCCGCTTCCTTTGGCGAGATCGGTTTATACCAATCTTGTTCACCCCGTGCAAGCATGACATGTAACAATACCATCTTGTAACTCTTGGTCATGCTGGTCGTTGACACATTGACAAACCATTCGCGATACGATGTTAAAACCTCTTCTTCCAGTTCACTGAGTGTATCGGCTTTCTGGAGAAACAGAGGATAGGATTTAAATAATTGTTTGATATCCCGTGCATTAGCGTCCGCCTTCAAGTGATACTCCAAATAAGTCGGTCGCCGTCCGAGTGTTCGTTTCAAATCCTGAAAAGCCGCGACCAATTCTGCCTTCCGATTCATTTTAGGCTTCAGGGCTTCCAGCAAGTCGATGACGGCTGTTTCAAAGTTGAACTCCCATTGGCCAGGCAGGGAGAGCGTCTCACTAGTGATTGTCGCAGTCCCACTCAAATCCTGATCCGTAAAGACAGTAAACTTACTGCGAGCTGTCCGATAATTGCCGATCAGGTCGATAATAACACATTGAGATTTGCCGTTCGCAAGCCTCAGCCCGCGGCCGATTTGCTGCGTAAAGACAGCCGTCGATTCAGTTGGTCGTACAAACAGCAGTGTGTCAGTACGGGGGATATCAACCCCTTCGTTGAATAGATCGACAGTAAAAATAATATCGAGTTGTCCAGTCTCCAGCCGCTCTCGTGCAGTAGTTCTCACAGTTCGTTCACTACTGCCGTGCAATGCAACAGAACGAACTCCTTTCTGCGCAAAATAGCTGCTTAAAAACTGTACCTGCCGTACGGAAGAACAGAACGCGAGTGTGCGTGTTTGTTTATGCTTGCACCAGGCAGCATATACGGCTGCCGCATAATCTGTTTGGATCTGCAGCTGTAGCAATTCTTCCTCATCGTAGCGATTATTACGAAACGACAGGCCGCTGTAATCGGTCTCGTCAAATACGCCGTAGTACACAAAGGGGGACAGCCAGCCGTTTCGAATGGCTTCAAAGAAATTCACGGAAAGCGCTACATTTCCATCACACAAACTGTAGACGTCTTTATTGTCCAGACGTTCAGGCGTCGCTGTTAGTCCCAGCAGGAACCTTGGTGTGAAATGAGCCAACACCCGCTCATATGAAGCAGCCATCGCATGGTGACACTCATCGACAATCACCAAGTCGAACGTATCGCTGTCAAATTGTCGCAGATGACGATCCATGCTGAGTGTTTGAATGGAGGCAAATACAATGTCAGCGGTAGTTTCTTTCGTAAATCCGTTGACAATTCCGCAAGATCGTTTAGGGTGTACTCGCTCAAATGATGCCTTTGCCTGTAACAGCAGTTCCTCCCGATGGGCAATGAACAATATGCGGCCAAACGACTTAGCAAAAAATGCAGCTAAATATGTCTTGCCGAGCCCGGTCGCAAGCACGGCAAGCGCAGAAGTGCGACCTTCAGCGAGAGAGTCATTCAGCGCCTGCAAGGCAAGTGCCTGCGCAGGGCGAGGTTCCAATATAACAGGCCCGTAGTCGTCAGCTCGTTCGAACACGACATCCGGTTTCTCCGCCGCACCCAGTGTTAGTGCTAGTTCCTCAGCCTCCTCCCACTCCCGGC comes from Sporosarcina trichiuri and encodes:
- a CDS encoding DEAD/DEAH box helicase family protein — translated: MTDVRLLTRNLLSELQRLGETADTIYIVTAFLMRSGVRELLPMLQRAIVRGADVKIVTGDYLAITQPDALTLLFESLPEAEIRMIESGGVSFHPKAYLFGSSAGDSVIVGSSNVSKSALTTGIEWNLHAPSSASPLLFESAAAKFMELFLSPLAHVVNLEQIAHYREQYDRMNARLPFSREWEEAEELALTLGAAEKPDVVFERADDYGPVILEPRPAQALALQALNDSLAEGRTSALAVLATGLGKTYLAAFFAKSFGRILFIAHREELLLQAKASFERVHPKRSCGIVNGFTKETTADIVFASIQTLSMDRHLRQFDSDTFDLVIVDECHHAMAASYERVLAHFTPRFLLGLTATPERLDNKDVYSLCDGNVALSVNFFEAIRNGWLSPFVYYGVFDETDYSGLSFRNNRYDEEELLQLQIQTDYAAAVYAAWCKHKQTRTLAFCSSVRQVQFLSSYFAQKGVRSVALHGSSERTVRTTARERLETGQLDIIFTVDLFNEGVDIPRTDTLLFVRPTESTAVFTQQIGRGLRLANGKSQCVIIDLIGNYRTARSKFTVFTDQDLSGTATITSETLSLPGQWEFNFETAVIDLLEALKPKMNRKAELVAAFQDLKRTLGRRPTYLEYHLKADANARDIKQLFKSYPLFLQKADTLSELEEEVLTSYREWFVNVSTTSMTKSYKMVLLHVMLARGEQDWYKPISPKEAAAEFHRYLTAAPYRQKDWSSKKGKALLTYDETTVAKLIADMPMNKWSGSANGIVLFEDGLFSIQINPPAEHLAILFDWTQQICNGALHMYFERRSNEDFSIYQSTYTP